From a single Gadus morhua chromosome 3, gadMor3.0, whole genome shotgun sequence genomic region:
- the LOC115540250 gene encoding SERTA domain-containing protein 2 encodes MWGPGVKRKLEQDQDGEEEDGGGERPPPPRVPGFSSRASYALQRQMVLNISLVKLYRPPAGRADPGLQRRILISNVIRRIHDDLRREGGVRALFLAAPPPGIAELDEEKDGCYLGPPPPPPASQASSFGPTGPETCLTPASLLEEDPPPFFTLPPSPSFSSSSSPHPLPPQSPPQHLHPSQPVDFSSAPPSPPPEDSFSSALEEIEELDSSSSSSDSSAPPPLVPLPTSSPPGEPLAGAPGPGWDRDMEVEAERREEMEEEEQEEEEEEEERELMEYRPTSPPRSTALARRPVVPSGGFLTDFAMDDVLFTDIDTSMYDLGPCGPQAAGAGPGAGAGPTKVAADDMLVRAISGYGGGAGGHQGQPFRMDLAELDHIMEVLVGS; translated from the coding sequence ATGTGGGGCCCGGGCGTGAAGAGGAAACTGGAGCAGGACCAggatggtgaggaggaggacgggggaggggagCGGCCGCCCCCCCCAAGGGTGCCTGGCTTCTCCTCACGGGCGTCCTATGCGCTGCAACGGCAGATGGTGCTCAACATCTCCCTGGTGAAGCTATACCGCCCGCCGGCGGGCCGGGCCGACCCGGGCCTGCAGCGCCGCATCCTCATCAGCAACGTCATCCGCCGTATCCACGATGATCTGCGGCGCGAGGGGGGCGTCCGGGCGCTCTTCCTGGCCGCGCCGCCACCGGGCATCGCCGAGCTCGACGAGGAGAAAGACGGGTGCTACCTtggaccgcctcctcctccccccgcctcgCAGGCCTCCTCCTTTGGGCCCACAGGGCCGGAGACCTGCTTGACGCCCGCCTCGCTCCTGGAAGAGGACCCGCCCCCTTTCTTCACCCTGCCGCCCTCTccgtccttctcttcctcctcctcccctcacccgctccccccccagtcccccccccagcacctccacccGTCCCAGCCGGTGGACTTCTCCTCTGCTCCGCCCTCGCCGCCGCCTGAAGACAGCTTCTCCTCAGCCCTGGAGGAGATCGAGGAGCtggactcctcctcttcctcctcagacTCTAGTGCCCCTCCTCCACTCGTTCCCCTgcccacctccagcccccctgGGGAACCGCTGgcaggggccccgggccccggatGGGACAGGGacatggaggtggaggcggaaagacgggaggagatggaggaggaggagcaagaggaggaggaggaggaggaggaaagggaacTGATGGAATACCGCCCAACCTCCCCACCCCGCTCCACCGCTCTCGCCCGGCGCCCGGTGGTCCCGTCGGGGGGCTTCCTGACAGACTTCGCCATGGACGATGTGCTCTTCACGGACATCGACACCTCCATGTACGACCTGGGGCCCTGTGGCCCCCAGGCTGCCGGGGCAGGCCCCGGGGCTGGCGCGGGGCCGACCAAGGTGGCGGCCGACGACATGTTGGTAAGAGCCATCTCGGGCTACGGtggcggggccgggggccacCAGGGCCAGCCCTTCAGGATGGACCTTGCCGAGCTGGACCACATCATGGAGGTCCTGGTGGGCTCCTGA